A region of the Corynebacterium falsenii genome:
CCCAAACCCAAGCCCGAACCGAACCGAACCGATCCGGAATCCGGACGCAACCACCTCTCCGGCCACCTACCGAGTAACGACCGTCGCGGAGCCGAGCCTTCCCCGACTCCCAAATCAGCGAACCTGGTGCGAGGAGCCGACTGGGGAAGTGGTGCAGAAAAGTTAACTCCGTGAAATTACAAGAATGTTTTTCGGCGATCAAGATGTTGTGGTGTCAGGAATTGCCCACCTGCGAATTCCTCGCTTGTAACTACCAGATATTGTGATTGTGGTGAGATGTGACCCCAAAATGTAGTGGTTCTTCGTGTTGTCTCACACGCTTGTAATGTGTATTCTCAATCAAGTCAGCGCGTCACACACGCCGGTGAGACACCGACCACCTCGCGCTCTTTTACGCCCACGTTTCACACTTTCCCAGGAGATCCCGCCGTCATGATCACCGTTTACACCAAGCCCGCTTGCGTCCAGTGCACCGCCACCAAGAAGGCCCTCGATAAGGCCGGTCTGGAATACACCATGGTGGACATCAGCCTGGATGACGAGGCCCGTGACTACGTCATGGCTCTCGGCCACCTGCAGGCACCGGTTGTCGTGGCAGGCGAAAACCACTGGTCCGGCTTCCGTCCCGACCGCATCCGCGCCCTGGCTGTCGAGGCCGCCTAACAACTCCGCTGAGGGTACCTCACACCCTCAAGCGTGGCCTCCCTCGTCGAATGGCGCGGGAGGCTTTGTCATGTTCGGTGTTACA
Encoded here:
- the nrdH gene encoding glutaredoxin-like protein NrdH, which gives rise to MITVYTKPACVQCTATKKALDKAGLEYTMVDISLDDEARDYVMALGHLQAPVVVAGENHWSGFRPDRIRALAVEAA